From the Kogia breviceps isolate mKogBre1 chromosome 15, mKogBre1 haplotype 1, whole genome shotgun sequence genome, one window contains:
- the LOC131742126 gene encoding myelin-associated neurite-outgrowth inhibitor-like, translating to MNPVYSPGSSAVPYANAKEISYPAGFPMGYAAAPAYSPNTYPGANPTFQTGYTLGKPYEVSCSPTSGAVPPYSSSANPYQTTGHPVRSAYPQQSAHAQQGTHYPQPLYAVPPHVIHHHTVVQPNGMPATVSPTPIRLPRGNGVTMSTAAGTTIATSAGTLLTARPLPKSCRPHPVTVPTYRAPGTPTSSYVPPQW from the coding sequence TGCCAAAGAAATTAGTTATCCAGCTGGTTTCCCCATGGGTTACGCAGCAGCTCCTGCCTATTCCCCCAACACGTACCCTGGAGCGAATCCTACCTTCCAAACAGGTTACACTCTTGGCAAACCTTACGAAGTGTCCTGTTCCCCCACCAGCGGGGCGGTGCCACCGTATTCCTCCTCCGCCAACCCCTACCAGACCACTGGACACCCCGTGCGAAGTGCCTACCCCCAGCAGAGCGCGCACGCACAGCAAGGCACGCATTATCCCCAGCCCCTGTATGCAGTACCCCCTCACGTCATCCACCACCACACAGTGGTGCAGCCCAACGGCATGCCAGCGACGGTGTCCCCTACTCCCATCCGTCTGCCTAGAGGCAATggggtcaccatgagcacggcgGCGGGGACCACTATAGCCACGTCAGCGGGTACCTTGCTGACTGCCCGCCCACTCCCCAAATCCTGTCGCCCCCACCCCGTCACTGTGCCCACTTATCGGGCCCCAGGAACACCCACCTCCAGCTATGTGCCCCCTCAGTGGTGA